Within Bacteroidota bacterium, the genomic segment ATTTTAATTGCAGATGGGATGTAATTTAAATAAAATGTATTTAATATATCGAGCAGAATAGAAATAATGTAAGTCAGACTTTATTTTTTCGACAAATATATTTTTAAAATCTTTTCTTACTCTGCACTCCCTCATCAATTGCTACCTTTACAATTATGAATAACGATCCAATCCGAACTGATAAAGCACCTGCACCGGTAGGCCTGTATCCGCATGCTCGCAAAGTGGGTAATTTGCTTTTTCTAAGCGGCATCGGGCCCAGAGAAGCGCAATCGGGAAATATTCCCGGTTTGAAATTAGATAAGAATGGAAATTTTATAAGCTTCGATTTTGAAGCACAATGTCATAGCGTTTTCCAAAATGTGAAAGCAGTATTGGAAGCCTCCGGTTCTTCATGGGATAAATTAATTGATGTAACCGTTTTTCTTACCAATATGCAGCGAGATTTCGATACTTATAATCGGATTTATGCAGAGTATTTTAAAGACAATCAACCTTGTCGTACCACTGTAGGAATTTCAACTTTACCAACTCCCATCGCCATCGAATTAAAATGTATAGCCATCATTGAATGATATTTAAAACGTCTCAACACCAGGTATCAATTGCACAGAATTTTATTGTAGGTAGTGGTAATCCATTACTCATTGCCGGCCCTTGTGTAATTGAAAATGAAATGCTTTGTTTAACTGTTGCCAAGGCGATGAAAGAAATTGCAGCAAGCACCGGATTTCAATATGTTTTTAAAGCTTCTTTCGATAAAGCAAACCGCACTTCTGCAAATTCTTTCAGAGGTGATGGTATTGCAAAAGGTTTAGAAGTGTTGCAAAAAATTAAAGATACTGTTGGCGTACCCGTATTAACAGATATTCATTTACCAGATCAGGCGGCGATAGTTGCAACAGTAGTGGATGTATTACAGATTCCCGCTTTTCTTTGTCGCCAAACAGATTTATTGTTGGCTGCCGGTGAAACGGGTAAAGCAGTAAATATTAAAAAAGGTCAGTTTATGGCGCCGGAGGATATGCAATATGCTGCCGAAAAAGTGCGCACTGCCGGAAACTTAAATGTGATGCTCACCGAAAGGGGTTCTTCTTTTGGCTATCATAATTTAGTAGTTGATATGCGCTCTCTTCCTGTTATGCGGCAATATGCCCCCATTATTTTTGATGTTACCCATTCGGTGCAAATGCCCGGTGGCGCAGGTGGTTCCAGCAGTGGAAGAAGAGAATTCGCTCCCTATCTTGCAAAGGCAGCAGCAGCAGCAGGAGTAGATGGATTTTTTATTGAAACCCACCCGAATCCTGAAAAAGCATTGAGCGACGGACCTAATATGATTCCGCTAAACGAAATGGAAAAATTACTTTCTCAACTGAAAAGAATTATGGAGGCTGCCAAGGATGAATAGCATTGACATCAAATTATTTTTATCCGATGTGGATGGTGTCATGACTGATGGTGGACTGTATTTCACCGAATCCGGCGATCAGTTCAAACGCTTTCATGTACATGATGGAATGGCCTTCGTGTTGCTGAAAGAAGCAGGAATAAAAACAGGAATAATTACTTCCGAAAATCTAAAGCTGGTGGAAATGCGAGCCAAAAGATTTCAACCAGACTACATCCACATGGGTGTTGGCTTTGCAGATAAATTAAAAGTGGCAAAAGAAATTTGTAAAACAGAAAACATCTCTCTCAGTCAGGTTGCCTACATCGGCGACGATATCAATTGTATGAATCTGTTAAAAGTAGTGGGATTTCCCGCCTGCCCAGCCAATGCAGTAGATGCCATACATAACCTCCCCGGAATTCTCCGACTAAAACGAAGTGGCGGTGAGGGCGCTGTGCGTGAGTTTGCAGATTTGATACTTAATGCGATTTAATGTGTAAATGAAAAAAGCGAAGGCTAATGGCGAAGGCGAAAGCTTATTTGGATTAAAATTGAAAATCAATAGTCCTTGGAAAGAGCATACTCATTATTGATTACTCATCACTGATTTACCATTTAGCATTTACCATTTACCATTTACCATTTATAATTCACCATTCACCATTCACCATTCACCATTAAATTATTCCTCTGCGAAAATCTGCGCTATCTGCGGGATTAACTTTTCTCCCGTTGATTTCACTGATTAACGCAGATGTGATATTTCTCCAAGGTTGGCGTCCCCGAGCGAATGTGCGAATGTGCGAATGTGAAAATGCACAAATGAAAAAAGGCGAAGGCGAAAGCTTATTTGGATTAAAATTGAAAATCAATAATCCTTGGAAAGAGCATACTCATTATTGATTACTCATCACTGACTTACCATTTAGCATTTACCATTTACCATTTACCATTTATAATTCACCATTCACCATTCACCATTTACCATTAAATTATTCCTCTGCGAAAATCTGCGCTATCTGCGGGATTAACTTTTCTCCCGTTGATTTCACTGATTAACGCAGATGTGATATTTCTCCAAGGTTGGCGTCCCCGAGCGAATGTGCGAATGTGCGAATGTGCGAATGTGAAAATGCACAAATGAAAAAAGGCGAAGGCGAAAGCTTATTTGGATTAAAATTGAAAATCAATAGTCCTTGGAAAGAGCATACTCATTATTGATTACTCATCACTGATTTTTAATTCACCATTCACCATTTACCATTAAATTATTCCTCTGCGAAAATCTGCGCTATCTGCGGGATTATTTCTCACCATCAAACCCGAAACTCTAATTTCCCCTCTGCGAAAATCTGCGCCATCTGCGGGATAAAAAAATCATATAACCACATAGATTCGCAGAGGAGGCATAGGTTTGATGTTACCGCAGGGTTCTCACCGTGGCCTTGTGCGGTTGCTGTGAAACCCTGCGAGAAAGAAAGAGCATACTCATTATTGATTACTCATCACTGATTTTTAATTTACCATTTACCATTTACCATTTAGCATTTAGCATTTACCATTTACTATTGACCATGACTATTGACCATTGACAAAAAAACTCATTACTCATTACTCATCACTGATTCATTGATGATTTTCATAGTTATTCAAAAAAAGCCATCGCCATTTGCCTTCGCCATTGCTTTTTTCCCCCTCTGCGAAAATCTGCGCCATCTGCGGGATTAACTTCTCACCGAGTAACTAATTTATTTCCTTCCTCTATTTCTTTTCTAAATATCCATTATCCCAATTAATATTTTTTTCAATTTGTAACCTGACAAACATCCGCAGTTTCTTCTGTTTAAATATAAATAACCATTGCCCTGCAACGCTTCAATCTAACATCTCAATTAATTTCATATACTATAATATAAATTTTGTTGGCCCATAATTGAAAAAATAGTTAGCAGATAATACCCAAGTCAAAAAACAGTCGAGTAACTTTGTTACTCATTCATGCTCGAGGCACTCATCACATCCAAAACTCGTATCAAATTACTGTTGAAGTTTTTTATCAATAGCGATTCCTCAGCCCATTTGCGGTCATTGGCGAAAGAGATGAATGAAAGTACCAACTCCGTAAGATTAGAACTCAATAAAATGTCGGAAGCCGGTTTATTGATTTCACATAATGAAGGCAAGACAATTCAATACGCCGCCAACGATAAACATCCCCTCTTCCCGGAATTAAAAAGCCTGGTAAGAAAATATTTAGGACTCGATAAACTTGTAGAGCAGCTTGTCCGCCGGTTAGGAGATGTGCGCTATGCCTTTATTGTCGGCGATTATGCGCAAGGAAAAGACAGTGGCACTATAGACCTGTTAATAGTGGGTAATGTAGACATCACTATGCTCAATTATCTTGTCGGCAAAACTGAATCCGTAATCCATCGCAAAGTAAAAACTGAGGTGATGAATTTAGATCAGTACAATAAAACAAAACCATCACTCAACAAATCGCAGACACTCTTAATATGGTCTGACGATTCAGTGATGTAGTTTTTTTCTTAATTACCCCCAGCTTTCTTAGACCTTGTAATGGGACTGAGGAGGCGAAGCTGTTTAAAATGGCTATTGGCTGTTGGCGGTTGGCGATTGGCTTTTGGCGGTTGGCTTTGTGAAGTATAAAAAGACAAGTTTATTTTGAGGAATTTTAGAGACTACTCTGTCTGGAAAAATAGTATTCAATTTGTGAATTCAATATATAATGAAATACATTCATTTCCTGAATCTGAAAAATATGCAATCATTTCACAAATCACTCGTGCTTCTATTTCTATTGCAAGCAATATTGCAGAAGGAACATCCAGAACCTCTGAAAAAGATTTTAATAGATTTATAGAGATGAGTATCGGATCTTCATTTGAAGTAGAAACATTGTTAGAAATATTACGAATGAGAAATTACTTAACTGAAGAAAAATATAATGAGTTAATTACAGCATTAAATATTATCCAGAAACAATTAAATGCGTTACACTCTAAATTAACAAGCAAACATTGATTAATAGCTATTGGCCGTTAGCCGTTGGCTCTGTAAGGTGGTCGGTTGATTGTAAATTATAATTTTGATTACTCAGTTTGAAGTATTGAATAGCAAATTTAATTTGAGAAATTTTCAAGAATATTCAGAGTGGAATAAATGAATAGCCAATAGCTAACAGCCAACAGCTAAAAAGCCAACCGCCAATTGCTAACGGCTAACAGCCAAAAAGCCAAAAGCCAACGGCCAATAGCCATTAAATTATTTCTCCCCATTTTAATAATCATCAATTAAAAAAAATGCCCACCATAAACGATAAAACCACAATCGCCATCATCGGACTCGGCTACGTAGGTCTGCCGCTTGCTGTTGAGTTTGGAAAAAAATATAAAACCATCGGCTACGATATTAATCGCAAGCGTATTGAAGAACTCAATGAAGGGAATGACCGCACGATGGAAATTACCAAGGAACATTTAAGTGCATCAACACATCTTACCCTCACTAACGATTTAAGTCCTGTTGGTGAATGCAACTTTTTTGTTGTAACCGTTCCAACACCTATTGATAAAAATAATAATCCCGACCTCACACCTGTATTAAGTGCCAGCAGAATGATTGGCAAGTTGTTGAAGAAAGGAGATATCGTCGTG encodes:
- a CDS encoding RidA family protein, with the protein product MNNDPIRTDKAPAPVGLYPHARKVGNLLFLSGIGPREAQSGNIPGLKLDKNGNFISFDFEAQCHSVFQNVKAVLEASGSSWDKLIDVTVFLTNMQRDFDTYNRIYAEYFKDNQPCRTTVGISTLPTPIAIELKCIAIIE
- the kdsA gene encoding 3-deoxy-8-phosphooctulonate synthase — protein: MIFKTSQHQVSIAQNFIVGSGNPLLIAGPCVIENEMLCLTVAKAMKEIAASTGFQYVFKASFDKANRTSANSFRGDGIAKGLEVLQKIKDTVGVPVLTDIHLPDQAAIVATVVDVLQIPAFLCRQTDLLLAAGETGKAVNIKKGQFMAPEDMQYAAEKVRTAGNLNVMLTERGSSFGYHNLVVDMRSLPVMRQYAPIIFDVTHSVQMPGGAGGSSSGRREFAPYLAKAAAAAGVDGFFIETHPNPEKALSDGPNMIPLNEMEKLLSQLKRIMEAAKDE
- a CDS encoding HAD hydrolase family protein; the encoded protein is MNSIDIKLFLSDVDGVMTDGGLYFTESGDQFKRFHVHDGMAFVLLKEAGIKTGIITSENLKLVEMRAKRFQPDYIHMGVGFADKLKVAKEICKTENISLSQVAYIGDDINCMNLLKVVGFPACPANAVDAIHNLPGILRLKRSGGEGAVREFADLILNAI
- a CDS encoding ArsR family transcriptional regulator; this encodes MLEALITSKTRIKLLLKFFINSDSSAHLRSLAKEMNESTNSVRLELNKMSEAGLLISHNEGKTIQYAANDKHPLFPELKSLVRKYLGLDKLVEQLVRRLGDVRYAFIVGDYAQGKDSGTIDLLIVGNVDITMLNYLVGKTESVIHRKVKTEVMNLDQYNKTKPSLNKSQTLLIWSDDSVM
- a CDS encoding four helix bundle protein — its product is MRNFRDYSVWKNSIQFVNSIYNEIHSFPESEKYAIISQITRASISIASNIAEGTSRTSEKDFNRFIEMSIGSSFEVETLLEILRMRNYLTEEKYNELITALNIIQKQLNALHSKLTSKH